The Oncorhynchus kisutch isolate 150728-3 linkage group LG20, Okis_V2, whole genome shotgun sequence genome has a segment encoding these proteins:
- the LOC109865800 gene encoding uncharacterized protein LOC109865800 — MEPSGNRTPEGKDMIHHLAKKAERYAGTSQASTPVVVVTQSQTSVGVPKKRIYVVPMPRRAPKEPQIQIRTPTVDATQTRTPVPSTKRIFIVSQPFSAGGSTQTQVPGTRKHIYVLAQPQNAAGVRTQPQTTARITTQPQTTARITIQPQTIAGKIDPLKVPGQSQIKTPTGVTVQSQIVASVKAQIQPAVGRTDPPNAPRQTRKMVHFQPKPLIARDAAPTKADAQTQTATVVAEVVSMLQHGDVRPAPQPYLVHKEEVLRRMGAPEKMSVRTLLMYTGKNPADRDSKNRLVKNLIKAGIPPVEIPAYITSAFSRLTEGDTTMLCSDMKSLAIKHLNFTKMAEQLIEETNPVQHWSKIIDTKAQLEEMRLCFRDPANSRLMDNVTHGMSTGVMDATFDIISTLIDYQVQLIACLVNTMPSHQTPTRTAVKTRPSPALQTSMSLVTPPVITNPTPLGPFAAQPPLKSLYVIAQPHNNGTQTQPLRCCQETQNETQTDTQLPKEPLKHQKGRGVQRGPRGSYRKRAASGASDRKQEAAQEKGKGKKVKLNPSPHVATDTREEGNAKMAKKRTPGNTEGNSAAGCTQTN; from the exons ATGGAGCCCTCTG GGAACAGAACCCCTGAGGGGAAGGATATGATCCATCATCTGGCCAAGAAGGCAGAGAGATATGCAG GGACTTCCCAGGCCTCGACTCCAGTTGTGGTCGTGACCCAATCTCAAACATCAGTCGGTGTCCCCAAGAAGCGCATCTACGTAGTACCCATGCCCCGGCGGGCTCCCAAAGAGCCACAAATCCAGATTCGGACTCCCACTGTAGATGCAACCCAAACCCGGACTCCAGTCCCATCCACAAAACGCATCTTTATTGTATCCCAACCTTTCTCTGCTGGGGGCTCGACGCAAACCCAGGTACCAGGCACTAGGAAACACATCTATGTACTAGCTCAGCCCCAGAATGCTGCTGGGGTCAGGACCCAACCCCAAACTACAGCCAGGATCACGACTCAACCCCAAACTACAGCCAGGATCACAATTCAACCCCAAACTATAGCTGGGAAAATAGACCCACTTAAAGTGCCAGGACAGTCCCAGATCAAGACTCCAACTGGGGTCACAGTTCAATCCCAGATTGTAGCCAGTGTCAAAGCCCAAATCCAGCCTGCAGTAGGGAGAACAGACCCTCCTAATGCTCCAAGGCAGACTAGGAAGATGGTTCACTTCCAACCCAAGCCTCTGATAGCCAGGGATGCAGCCCCAACCAAGGCTGATGCCCAGACTCAGACCGCTACTGTCGTGGCAGAGGTGGTCTCTATGCTGCAACACGGAGATGTGAGACCTGCACCGCAGCCATACCTGGTCCACAAAGAAGAG GTGCTGAGGAGGATGGGTGCGCCAGAGAAGATGTCAGTGAGAACGTTGCTGATGTACACTGGGAAGAACCCTGCAGACCGAGACAGCAAGAACAGATTGGTGAAAAACCTGATTAAGGCTGGAATCCCCCCCGTCGAGATCCCTGCCTATATCACCAGTGCCTTCTCCAGGCTCACCGAGg GCGACACCACAATGCTGTGTAGTGACATGAAGTCCCTGGCTATCAAACACCTCAACTTCACCAAAATGGCCGAGCAGCTCATAGAGGAGACCAACCCTGTGCAGCACTGGTCCAAGATCATCGATACCAA aGCCCAGCTAGAGGAGATGAGACTGTGTTTCAGGGACCCAGCTAACAGTCGTCTGATGGACAATGTGACCCACGGTATGAGCACGGGCGTGATGGACGCCACCTTCGACATCATCTCTACCCTCATTGACTACCAGGTGCAGCTAATCGCCTGTCTAGTGAACACCATGCCTTCACACCAAACTCCCACTAGGACGGCTGTCAAAACTAGGCCTTCTCCGGCCCTTCAGACGTCCATGTCCCTCGTCACCCCCCCTGTTATCACCAATCCGACGCCCCTGGGCCCATTCGCCGCCCAACCCCCCTTGAAAAGTCTCTATGTGATAGCCCAGCCCCACAACAACGggactcaaacccagcccctccGGTGCTGCCAAGAGACCCAGAACGAGACCCAGACAGACACCCAGCTCCCTAAGGAACCACTGAAACATCAGAAGGGTCGAGGCGTCCAGCGTGGCCCCAGGGGATCTTACAGGAAGAGAGCCGCTTCAGGGGCCtcagacaggaaacaggaagcgGCTCAGGAGAAGGGGAAGGGTAAGAAGGTTAAGCTAAACCCCTCCCCACACGTTGCCACGGATACCAGGGAAGAGGGGAATGCAAAGATGGCCAAAAAGAGAACTCCTGGCAACACAGAAGGAAACTCTGCAGCTGGATGTACACAAACGAATTGA
- the LOC109865901 gene encoding uncharacterized protein LOC109865901, with product MESNQSLAGVDSQGNMVFRVVKPVMGIFQVSSEQTNSVGQGGSQQMMVGGLTGLQGLSNLPSMVLGDGQGQGQQQMGDVNQMQAQIQIPAEDMSQTQVASPNHNHVPHVPFAEVSSLLDPNMKSSKARKYLIPYDEIKRRLEAPEKMSLRSLAAYTRVSRGPASKKTLQESLNILGLTPGTTTSVSSSFSKLTEGDTKALCNDMKDFAHDYIDFGNMAKQLIPETNTVQHWSKVIETRSHLEAMRKCFRDPVNSASFDNVTHGLGLGMLDAALDMITMVIDKQIRILSGAAATDPVDTGPPMRRIRRRHRKPRDNGNDKLHGSLGGVKGQEKGPGKGKGRGRGRKKMRLQESGAPVGVAMDTTQQQDQEHCHPEDVESSVLTLVSVGYETISSGLNATGQI from the exons ATGGAATCAAATCAGAGCCTGGCGGGGGTGGACTCCCAGGGCAACATGGTGTTCAGAGTGGTTAAACCTGTCATGGGCATCTTCCAAGTCTCCTCAGAACAGACCAACTCTGTCGGACAGGGGGGGTCGCAGCAGATGATGGTTGGGGGGCTGACGGGGTTACAAGGGTTATCCAACCTCCCCTCCATGGTGCTGGGGGATGGACAGGGTCAGGGCCAGCAGCAAATGGGGGACGTGAACCAGATGCAAGCCCAGATTCAGATCCCAGCAGAGGACATGTCCCAAACCCAGGTTGCCTCTCCGAACCACAACCACGTACCCCATGTTCCGTTTGCAGAGGTGTCGTCTCTCTTGGACCCCAACATGAAGAGTTCCAAGGCCC GCAAGTACCTGATACCCTATGACGAGATCAAGCGTCGTCTGGAGGCTCCAGAGAAGATGTCTCTGCGTTCACTAGCAGCCTACACCAGAGTCAGCCGTGGCCCGGCCAGCAAGAAAACCCTGCAGGAGTCTCTAAATATACTGGGTCTTACTCCTGGTACTACTACTTCTGTGTCTTCTTCCTTTTCCAAGCTCACAGAgg GTGACACCAAAGCCCTGTGTAACGACATGAAGGACTTTGCCCATGACTACATAGACTTTGGCAACATGGCCAAGCAGCTTATTCCAGAGACCAACACTGTCCAACACTGGTCCAAGGTCATAGAAACCAG GAGCCACCTGGAGGCGATGAGGAAGTGTTTTCGTGACCCGGTCAACAGTGCGTCGTTCGACAACGTGACTCACGGCTTGGGCCTCGGGATGCTCGACGCCGCCCTCGACATGATTACCATGGTGATCGACAAACAAATTCGCATCCTGTCTGGCGCTGCGGCAACCGATCCCGTCGACACCGGCCCTCCAATGAGACGCATCCGCCGCCGCCACCGCAAGCCCCGAGACAACGGCAACGACAAATTGCACGGGTCGCTGGGTGGGGTTAAAGGTCAAGAGAAAGGGCCAGGGAAGGGCAAAGGGAGGGGCAGAGGCAGGAAGAAGATGCGGCTGCAGGAGTCTGGAGCTCCGGTTGGTGTTGCCATGGatacaacccagcagcaggatcaAGAGCATTGTCACCCGGAGGATGTGGAGAGCAGTGTTCTCACACTCGTCTCTGTTGGTTACGAGACCATCTCCAGCGGCCTCAATGCCACAGGACAGATCTGA
- the LOC109866090 gene encoding rap1 GTPase-GDP dissociation stimulator 1: MGVYTDTYARIHTHNTHMDRLRPTSDSGRLLPVVPKDPLTNALDAIVVSTDLIEDELRPHLETVLTVIQEKQRGAAEQVAVSGVLPTLAQALRRRGPLTLMTAKLVSELARETVIRERCGETGVSSALLSVLVSRDQELLIHAGRAIARICYESRCQQEQLLRLGAVPRLVGILLGFKSNQALEGVCLVALCNLGDMGEGGEDGGISWERGVSLCPEESVFRGVTCHSCGFGSMVTVVRLTQWSPGQHTVSIEVLSRYSIGFWTMHNNRRTVRRSPLSHLGTCPRFYKAIKYSVQNIPNSRSLKSLIFHIFL; encoded by the exons ATGGGAGTCTATACTGACACATATGCACGCatacacacccacaacacacacatggaTAGACTGCGGCCGACCAGTGACTCCGGTCGACTACTGCCAGTGGTACCCAAAG aCCCTCTCACTAATGCATTAGATGCCATTGTGGTCAGTACTGATCTCATCGAGGATGAACTCCGACCTCACCTGGAAACAGTACTTACTGTCATACAGGAAAAac agcGTGGGGCTGCGGAACAGGTGGCAGTGAGTGGTGTATTACCTACTCTGGCTCAAGCCCTTAGGAGGAGAGGACCGCTTACTTTAATGACTGCTAAACTGGTGTCAGAACTGGCCAGAGAAa CGGTGATCAGGGAGAGGTGTGGGGAGACAGGGGTGTCATCTGCTCTGCTGTCTGTGCTGGTCTCCAGGGATCAGGAGTTGCTGATACACGCTGGCCGCGCTATCGCTCGTATCTGCTACGAGAGCC ggtgtcAACAGGAGCAGTTGTTGCGTTTGGGGGCGGTCCCTAGGCTGGTTGGAATCCTGCTGGGTTTTAAAAGCAACCAGGCTCTGGAGGGTGTGTGTCTTGTGGCCCTGTGTAACCTAGGTGacatgggagaggggggggaggatgGAGGTATATCGTGGGAGAGAGGCGTGTCACTATGTCCCGAGGAGTCTGTGTTTCGTGGCGTGACTTGTCACTCCTGCGGCTTTGGCTCCATGGTTACAGTCGTCAGACTGACCCAGTGGTCGCCCGGGCAACACACCGTCAGCATCGAGGTGTTATCCCGTTACTCCATCGGGTTCTGGACAATGCATAACAACCGCCGGACTGTGCGACGTTCACCACTCTCTCACCTGGGAACGTGTCCTAGGTTCTACAAAGCCATCAAGTACTCCGTTCAGAACATTCCCAACAGTAGGAGCCTCAAGTCACTGATCTTCCACATCTTCCTTTGA